In a single window of the Pseudomonas sp. B21-015 genome:
- a CDS encoding RES family NAD+ phosphorylase, which yields MDDQDAVVCYGCVGDEYLKALIKNEGASAKCFYCKKKRKAITIELLSDWVADAMWSFFENTSVWERGDELNFHVAEMLGCDDTDDALVGDVCGELVTCSHWDIRQGGEARFEEFGLYMPRQLRPIEAERKWQDFRTGIMHKSRFFNQSGKQFLEWLFGSIDSFRNLRTSDLNEDAVVRTLKASDCRELFRARECKSLDDARVIAINPAEKLAAPPKEKARAGRMNPEGVPVFYGAFDRKTCVAELRPAIGGSVISGQFRLTRDLRVLDFQRLEDAYEHAPLSLFDPECRLKMERRRFLRTFHQKIKSPVLPNQEHEYLTTQVIAEYLSTQHTPRFDGVIFSSAQNSGGLNIVLFAHVISMESAGEVLRPPHDPNKPTRGIEYVPETLVRHKIKEVDYKFDDEGHTGNDVDPFGQYPDHDDDWDW from the coding sequence ATGGATGATCAGGACGCAGTGGTTTGTTACGGATGTGTTGGCGATGAGTACCTGAAAGCACTCATCAAAAATGAGGGGGCCTCGGCCAAATGCTTCTACTGCAAGAAAAAACGGAAAGCCATCACGATAGAGCTGCTTTCAGATTGGGTAGCCGATGCAATGTGGTCATTCTTCGAAAACACCTCCGTTTGGGAGAGAGGTGACGAACTCAATTTTCATGTTGCTGAAATGTTAGGTTGCGACGACACCGATGACGCCTTGGTCGGCGATGTATGTGGTGAGTTGGTGACTTGTTCCCATTGGGACATAAGGCAAGGCGGCGAAGCCCGATTTGAAGAGTTCGGTCTGTACATGCCCCGCCAGTTACGACCGATAGAAGCCGAGCGCAAGTGGCAAGACTTTCGAACCGGCATCATGCACAAAAGCCGCTTCTTTAATCAGAGCGGTAAACAGTTTTTGGAATGGCTTTTCGGGAGTATTGACTCGTTCCGAAACCTCAGGACGTCTGACCTGAATGAAGACGCTGTGGTGCGTACGCTCAAGGCTAGTGATTGCAGAGAACTGTTTCGTGCCCGCGAATGCAAGTCACTAGATGATGCACGGGTGATAGCAATCAATCCTGCTGAAAAGTTAGCTGCCCCACCAAAGGAGAAAGCGCGCGCGGGCCGAATGAACCCCGAAGGTGTTCCAGTTTTTTACGGCGCCTTTGATCGGAAAACCTGCGTTGCAGAGCTGCGACCAGCAATCGGTGGAAGTGTCATAAGTGGGCAGTTCAGATTAACGCGAGACTTGAGGGTTCTTGATTTCCAACGACTTGAGGACGCTTACGAACATGCTCCCTTGAGCCTATTTGACCCTGAGTGCCGGTTAAAAATGGAGCGCCGCAGGTTTCTGCGCACGTTTCACCAGAAAATTAAAAGCCCCGTTCTACCGAACCAAGAGCATGAGTATCTAACGACACAAGTGATCGCTGAGTATCTCTCTACGCAGCACACACCTCGATTCGATGGAGTGATCTTTTCTTCCGCTCAAAATAGTGGTGGGCTGAACATTGTTTTGTTTGCTCATGTGATCTCGATGGAATCGGCTGGCGAGGTATTGCGGCCACCACACGATCCGAACAAACCGACTCGTGGTATTGAGTACGTTCCTGAAACTCTTGTTCGGCACAAGATCAAAGAAGTCGATTATAAATTTGATGACGAAGGGCACACGGGTAACGACGTCGATCCATTTGGCCAGTACCCAGATCATGATGATGATTGGGATTGGTAA
- a CDS encoding phage protease — translation MKPLHIFKPGTHTAMNGVSFDFSESDLAATVKAYDPALHEAPMVIGHPQHDAPAAGWVKSLTATAQGLIAEPQQVDVSFAEQVAKGSYKKISASFYHPSAANNPVPGVYYLRHVGFLGAQPPAVKGLRPIELADGEEGVVEFGDYGHELNSDMWRRFREWLIGKFDKDTADQVVPSWAIDSLAEIARQPEPGNQPAFSEPTRSTEVTSMSDKDPAALEAENKRLKADIAKRDKAARTAAQEAIHGANVEFAEKLVAAGMKPVHSPAVIAALDYADSSETPLEFGEEDAREPLSDGLKAIFSDLAGGVSFAEVATKTRAGKTVPQTTNPLLADAEARAKR, via the coding sequence ATGAAACCACTGCACATCTTCAAACCCGGCACGCATACCGCTATGAATGGCGTCAGTTTCGACTTTAGCGAGTCCGATCTGGCCGCCACAGTGAAAGCGTATGACCCGGCTCTGCACGAAGCCCCGATGGTCATCGGGCACCCCCAGCATGACGCCCCGGCCGCTGGCTGGGTCAAGTCACTGACGGCCACCGCCCAAGGCCTGATCGCCGAGCCGCAACAGGTCGATGTCTCGTTCGCCGAGCAGGTAGCCAAGGGCAGCTACAAGAAAATTTCCGCCTCCTTCTATCACCCCAGCGCCGCCAATAACCCGGTACCGGGCGTGTATTACCTGCGCCACGTTGGTTTCCTCGGCGCTCAGCCGCCAGCCGTGAAAGGCCTTCGGCCCATCGAACTGGCCGACGGCGAGGAAGGCGTTGTCGAGTTCGGCGACTACGGCCACGAACTCAACTCCGACATGTGGCGCCGTTTCCGTGAATGGCTCATCGGCAAATTCGATAAAGACACCGCCGACCAGGTGGTCCCGTCGTGGGCCATCGACAGCCTCGCCGAAATCGCCCGACAGCCCGAGCCGGGCAATCAACCCGCTTTCTCCGAACCCACCCGATCCACCGAGGTAACCAGCATGTCCGACAAAGACCCAGCCGCCCTTGAGGCGGAGAACAAACGCCTGAAGGCCGATATCGCCAAACGCGACAAAGCCGCTCGTACCGCCGCGCAGGAAGCCATCCACGGGGCGAACGTCGAGTTCGCCGAAAAGCTGGTGGCGGCGGGCATGAAGCCGGTGCACTCCCCGGCGGTGATTGCCGCGCTGGATTACGCCGACTCCAGCGAAACCCCGCTGGAGTTCGGCGAAGAAGACGCCCGCGAGCCGTTGAGCGACGGCCTGAAAGCGATCTTCAGTGACCTGGCCGGCGGCGTCAGCTTCGCGGAAGTCGCCACCAAAACCCGCGCCGGCAAGACCGTTCCCCAAACCACCAACCCACTGCTGGCGGACGCCGAAGCCCGCGCTAAACGATAG
- a CDS encoding head decoration protein yields the protein MATFTQPKDPGDLLLVEVCPGWTKDKVTLLGGVNYAFGQVLAKVSGKYQVVDLAGTGAAKKSVAVLIEAVDATASDQPGVVISRGAVVDLAELTWPVGITEAQKATALDELNALGIVARTAL from the coding sequence ATGGCCACGTTTACTCAACCGAAAGATCCGGGCGACTTGCTGCTGGTCGAAGTCTGCCCCGGCTGGACGAAGGACAAAGTCACGCTGCTGGGCGGGGTGAATTACGCGTTCGGCCAGGTGCTGGCGAAAGTCTCCGGCAAGTACCAGGTGGTCGACCTCGCCGGCACCGGCGCGGCCAAAAAATCGGTAGCGGTTTTGATTGAAGCCGTGGACGCAACAGCCAGCGACCAGCCGGGTGTGGTGATCTCACGCGGCGCCGTCGTCGATCTCGCCGAATTGACCTGGCCGGTAGGCATCACCGAAGCCCAGAAGGCCACCGCCCTGGACGAACTCAACGCCCTGGGCATCGTTGCCCGTACGGCCCTCTGA
- a CDS encoding major capsid protein: MNLQDMFSVANLTAAVNKLPAIPGKVGAMGLFDEKGVTSTSVVIDEREGRLVLVPNTSRNDDPAPIKGSKRKRKTFETLHLPLNRPILPSQLQGVAAFGQEDTTAPVATVINDNLQELKNSIEATREFQRVGALRGKLLDADGEIITDLFKEFEVTQKKIPVALSNAGTNVRKACLDAKRYSESKLGGVMVTGFRALCGPDWFDAFIDHEKVKAAFANYQEAQDRLGGDVRSGFTFGGIEFIEYDVTVSGQRFIPADIAQVFPVARGVFRMFNAPANYNETVNTIGQPFYSKAEERKMGKGWDLEAQANPLAMCLFPEALVELKAG; this comes from the coding sequence ATGAATCTGCAAGACATGTTCAGCGTCGCCAACCTCACCGCCGCCGTGAACAAGCTCCCCGCAATTCCCGGCAAAGTCGGCGCGATGGGGCTGTTCGATGAAAAAGGCGTCACCAGCACCAGCGTCGTTATCGATGAACGCGAAGGCCGCCTGGTGCTGGTGCCCAACACCTCGCGCAATGACGACCCGGCCCCGATCAAGGGCAGCAAACGTAAACGCAAAACGTTTGAAACGCTGCACCTGCCGCTCAACCGTCCGATCCTGCCAAGCCAATTGCAGGGCGTTGCCGCGTTCGGCCAGGAGGACACCACCGCGCCTGTGGCGACGGTAATCAACGACAACCTGCAGGAGCTGAAAAACAGCATCGAAGCCACCCGTGAATTCCAGCGTGTGGGCGCTCTTCGCGGCAAGCTGCTGGATGCGGACGGTGAAATCATCACCGACCTATTCAAAGAGTTTGAAGTCACCCAGAAGAAAATCCCGGTGGCGCTGAGCAATGCCGGCACCAACGTACGCAAGGCCTGCCTCGACGCAAAACGCTATTCCGAATCCAAACTGGGCGGCGTGATGGTCACGGGTTTCCGCGCACTGTGCGGGCCGGATTGGTTCGACGCCTTTATCGACCATGAAAAAGTCAAAGCCGCATTTGCCAACTATCAAGAGGCGCAGGATCGCCTCGGCGGCGATGTGCGCTCGGGCTTCACCTTCGGCGGCATTGAGTTCATCGAGTACGACGTCACCGTCAGCGGGCAGCGTTTCATTCCGGCCGACATCGCCCAGGTGTTCCCGGTGGCCCGTGGCGTGTTCCGCATGTTCAATGCCCCGGCGAACTACAACGAAACCGTCAACACAATTGGCCAGCCGTTCTACAGCAAGGCCGAAGAACGGAAAATGGGCAAAGGCTGGGATCTGGAAGCCCAGGCGAACCCGTTGGCCATGTGCCTGTTCCCTGAAGCCCTGGTCGAGCTGAAGGCGGGTTAA